The Triticum aestivum cultivar Chinese Spring chromosome 6D, IWGSC CS RefSeq v2.1, whole genome shotgun sequence genomic sequence TGAACATTCTCATTGTATGTAGGAATATGTTTTATCCATTATTAAACTTAAATTTGGGAATATTTTCAGATTTGTTTTTTACCTTTTCATAAAATGTAGAAAGATTTGTATAAATGGGCCACATCAATGGCTGGCCCGTTAAGCTTTTCCTTTCAACGACACTTTTCCTGTTGCGGGAGGTGCACCGTCATTTTGTACTTTTGTGCTAAAGACACGCAGTGGTTGGTGGGACTAGAAAACCATGGTGTTTCCTATTTGTCACCTATTGTGATCTAATGTCCACAAATCGCGCATAGCCGAGTAAGTTAAGCGTCTAATCTGGGCTGGCCTATCATTTAGCTAGGTTTTGATTCCTGATTTCTTAGTTTTAGGTACCTACTAGAAGGCTTTTGTCTTTTCTTTACTGGTTTCTAATGGTTTTGTTTTCAAATAAAAATATGCCGACCAAAAGTGAATCACACAACCCAATTTAACGCATATGTTGCCCATATCCACATAGCCATAGAATCAACATTGTTTTCTGGAAATACcactttcttattgacaaaagaTATCTTCTTGCTTTATAAATAAAACTTTTTTCATGTGTATAGAAGATGAAATACCCCCTTTTGCTGTGAGAGCACATCCATCCCCGCGGGGACGCTTGTGCATGTGTAGTTTACACATCTAGCAATTCCCTGGAAATTTAAAGATGAAATACTCCCTTTGTCCAAAATATATGGCATACTATGGTTGCCTGACCTGAACATCGATCATCTATCGTAAAAGAATTATACAATTTTTTATAGTTACGAATCACAATCACATGTAGTTTCTTCTGGATGAGAATCGTTGAAACCCAAGTTTATATATCAGTACATATATGTTATTGAATTAATCATTAGTCAAGTCATAAATTTAGCCCATTAAGTTATAAGCTACATTTAGCAAAGGTGCTCATAAAAACATGAAAATGGTTACGTTATCATGGGTGCACCATCATCCTCAATTGTTCCCTTATTGGGTAGATACTTGCATGCTTTGACCTTTCTTTCACATTCCAGAAATAAGAAGGGACACATACATGAACAAACGCACACACCCAACACATTTCTAAATTACACTATGTCGATTTTGTGAATCCAAATTTCTGTTTACTCACTATTGTATGTATGACAAGCACCAGAGGCATTCCTTGTAGCACCATGGGGCATGAGTGTGATGCAAAGCTTGATGCTCGCTGGAGGTGGGAGACATAGCACACATCGATGGAGATTGCGAATGGGGCTGAGCGATGGGTGACCGAGATAAGGTTGGAGTTGGTTCGTGCGAGGTGCTTTCAGAGAGGCAACGATCACACATCGTATGATGACCTTTTGATCCAACAGGTACACACCCGGATGACACGATCAAGCGATCAAGCGGCTGAAAACTGGTGTTTTCCTAAATCATATCCACATCATCAATGGGCTCATCATGATGTCGGGATCACATTAAATCCACAAGAACAAGCGGCATGGGTTGCATCGCACTTTGGCCCATGAGGCTGAACTATTCGGGTCATATAATATTTGTTCCATTAAATAGCAATATATTCTTTTTCGGTAAAAGAATAATATATTACCGAAAATAGCGAGGACTAGAGGAACCAACATATGTCATGGTTGAGCAAATCGAGCTTATATAAAAAACATCAATTTTGTAAAtggaaaaagtccaaaacaaacgTTGAACTTGTAGACCAAAGCTAAATCGAACCCCGAACTTCAAATCACTGAAATCAGCACACCGAACTATCTAATCCCGGTCTATATTAAATCTTGGACGCTTTTTCGAAGGGATTGTCGACGTGGCAGCTGGTCGAACTGGGATCGCtggcgactgggccggcccaccaagcgcgaaacatgttttttcttttgacttataaaaataccaaaaagaaaAATACTCATGGGGAATCGAACTTAAGATCTGCCGCTACTAAACTCATCATGTAGCGACTCCACCTAATAACTGTTAGTGATAAATAAAAGGAGCGAAAATATTTAACCAGACTAATTAGCATCCAGATTCGAAAACATTTTAGAGTTTTTTAAACATTTTCTTGAAAATAATCAACAATTTTAAAATCCGGATATCCTTAAAAGCAAAAACAgttttttaaaattgtgaacatgTTTGCAAAAGTGTAAAGAAATTTTGGAAATACGGTTTTTTTAAAACACAAACAAAGTTTCAAACATGACCATTTTGAAATCCCTGAATATATTTTATACCTGAACCATTTTTAAACGTGATTTTTCAGTAACAATTTTTAaacctgaacaaaattttgaattgagattttttttcgaaaagaTGACATTTTTAAACAtaatcatattttgaaaaataggaacaaattttgaatCCTGAACAATATTTTAgaatgtgaacattttctaaaaaactTAATAATGGGGAAAGAATCgtactttaattaattttttccaggtttcaaaattgtttgtgttttcaacAATTTGTCCTTTTTTGCCAAAAGGTTTCACACTCTAAAGAATGTTCTGGGCTTTAAAAAATGGTTCATGTTTAAAAAGTCATGTTTCTCAAAAACTGTTCgtaaaacaaaaaaaaatgtgcaaatttttaaaaaatgtttggaattttaaAAATTGATTTTTTCTTCGAGAATATTCGGATTTggaaattgttgacaaatttcaaGAAAATGTTTCAAACAATTGTAGAAAATGTTTTCAAATCTCGACGCTGTGTTGGTTTAAATAATTTCGCGCTTTTCTTATCTGAGCAACGGCAATCAGTTAGAGTGGCTAGCAGGATGTGCGTACTAGCGTTAGGTTGGAAGTTCGATTCACAAGCCTCTATTTTTTCTACGTTTTCATGTAGCGTGGTTCGGAAAAAATATTGCAAAAaaaagatgggccggcccagtctggCCGCAGCCACCATCCCGGGTTCCATCCGCAACGTCGACGATCCCTGTTTagtttaaaatagaccgggattagaTAGTTCGGCGTGCTAATTTCAGGGATTTGAAGTTCAGGGTTCAATTTAAGTTTGGTCTACAAGTtcaaggtttgttttggactttttcctaTGTAAAAGAATATGCTACACTTTGTTTAGTTTATATAAGTGAGATGGAGAAGTAACATAGTTTTGCATTATCACTCCCAAGTTTTGTACACAAAATTTTCCAAGTTCTCCACTAGAGGGCACGATCGGATGGCGGGGAGTGCGCTAGGCAGACAACAGCGTGAGGCGCGGATCAGATGGTGCGGAGCGTGGATGCCCCTAGGAGGCGGGCAATTCACCATCCTTTAAAGGAGTAATTGCTGCCAAAGTAAAGATACTTAATGTATTTGACCCAACTTTACATATCTTCATGGCCTACTAAACCAACCAACGAAATGGTGAACCGCTGGTTCGACTGTTTGAAAACCTTAACCGACAACATCACCAGTTCGGTTTTTTTAAACCACAAAATTAGGGCACCACCGGCGATGGATTTGGaggagccatgacgaccaagatgGCGAGCCAGCGTCCTCTGATGACCTGTTGCATCCTCGGGCCTAAAAGGGCGACCAAGATCATTTCTCATGGCAATGATGTCGTGTGGTAGGTAGTGCTGCTTCAAGATGGTATCTGCGGCGAGCAGCTATAGAAGTTTCGTGGACCAAGGGGTCCCGTCCCCATCATCAGCGGGATTGGAGTCGTCGGGAAGTAGCTTTTGACCTGAACGCGTTTTCACGTTCTGTCCAGGGTCTTCTTTGTTAGTTCTAGGGACCCCTTTGTTATTTCTTTTTCTCGTAGGGTCCTGTGTGTAAGATGTAGATGTTGTATGCCACGACTTCAAGTTTTTcaataaaaaaacacaaaaaagtaatgaagcATCTGGGGCCTTGGTTCCCCGCAACTCAGCAACGGATGGATGACGCAGTAAATATAAAGACAGAAATATCCGAGGCGAAGCCCGTCTTCCGCATCAAGAAAACGGAGAAGCGCCTTCAggaagaaaagggaaaaggaaaacgaGAAGAGCAGTCCATCTTCTTGGGCCGCAAGCCGAACTGAGAGGCGCCGTCCAAGCACGCACAAATACGCACGCATCTCCCACCAAGTTCTCGATCGAACCGGCGGACCCCGTTAAACCCTACACCCGCAAACCCCCCACCGaaaccatggccgccgccgccgcgaaggTCGGGGCCGCCGTCCTCTCCGCCGGGGCGGCCTTCGCCGCGTCCTCCCAGAGGGTGAACGCGGAGGGCGGCTCGGGGTTCCGCTTCCCCGGCTTCTCCTCCCCcgcgcccgcccccgcccccgcccccgcctcaggcgcgccgccgcccgccgcgccggcTGCGGAGGAGGCGCCGCCCAAGCCCCGGAACGACAACCCGCGGACCACCGCCGCGGGGTTCGACCCCGACGCGCTGGAGCGCGCGGTCGAGCTGCTGCGCGAATTCGAAAAGAGAGATGACGCTGATGTCAAAAAGGTAGGTGTTCCGAGGGCCGGGGGGAGCCTCAGTTATGTCTGTGCTTTGGTTCTGACGTTGGCACATGGTTGTGCAGTCGTTCGCCCATGCTAACAAGCGGGAGGAGACGCGGCAAGCGGAGTTCGCTGCAAGGAAGGCCGATTACCTGAAGGAGGCCGCGCAGATCGAGCTCGTGAGATAACTTTCTGTCATCTCGTTGTTTGTCATAATCCTTTGAACGAATTGGCATTAGACTCGCACTGTTGCAAGAGTTGGCAAATATCTTCAGATCGTTTTCAGGCATTTCAATATCACGAGCTGTCGGATTTCGGTGTACATTACTGCTAGTACTTTCCGTTCCATTTTACTCGTTGGTTGTATAGCGATAGTCTAGACCAAGCAAGGGGCATATGCAATTTACTAGGTGTTATCCAAGAATggaagaaaaggagaagaaaacTCAGGTCCAATGGTGTACTCTTCAATGAGTTAGGGGATGCCACACACAATAATCGCCGATCTTTCAGTGGCACACACACGAAAAAGAAACTGCTATTTATGTACTATTCTCTTGCGTCCCGGTAGTTCGCATGGAGTTTTTGGTACTTAGTTGCGATGCACATATATGTTTGCTACTTATAATCCTGTAGATACCAACTGCTTGACTGAAACCAAGTTCTACTGCATCCTATTTCATTACATGTCGTAAATGTTTCAGATCATGCCCATTTATATGTATTTTACTAAACATATATCTTCACTGCTAAATTTATTTCTTGTATATTTGTGTGTTTATGTGGATGTTGCATTTTGTCACATTTGCAGGAGAGGACACGTGTAGAGTATGAAGAGAAGAAAAAACTTGCGCAAAGTCAAGCTGAAATAAAGGCACAAGTAGCTCGATATGAGGATGAGCTACGAAGGAAGAGAGCGCAGCATGAGCATGAGGCACAGAGGGCAAGAAACCAGGAGCTCGTGAAGATGCAAGAAGAATCTGCAATTAAGCTAGAGCAGCTGAGACGCCAGAGTGAAGAGGAAATCAATGAAATACGGAGACGGACAGAGAAGGAAAAGGCACGTATAGAGCAGGAGACTATGAGACTGCAAAAAATGGCAGATGCGGAGGCGAAAGCACTTGAACTGCAACTGTCTGAAGATGTGAAACGGCGATTGCTTATTGAGCGGGCAAATGCTGAGCGGGAGAAGTGGGTCCAAGCAATAAATACAACTTTTGAGCATATAGGAGGTATACCTTAGCAAGTTGCTATTTCCACATGCTTATTGAATATAAACATGTGAATTTCTTGGATGTTTTCTACTATAAGCTATTTCTACATGTTTGGATCGCATATGTTGAATGGGTAAACCATTCCAAAATTATGGCCTTAAGTTTAAACCTAGGGCAAATTACCCCAGGTGAATCTTTAGCACTTACTCTGTCTAGAAATAGATATGTTTCAGTGCAATTAGTAAGGAGTTAATTGCAGAGATCACATGTTTTTAGACGAAAAGAGATCACATGTTCCCTTCTCTTATTCCCTCAAGTGTGCACGAATTAATCTCTAAGCTCACATGTTCTCTTTCTCTCTAATGAATCACATGCACGCTGCTCATTTCCCATGCATGCTCTGTTGGAGTGCAGCTTCAACTTATCCAATGTGATTAAGATATCCCTGAGAAGTAGTTCTGGCATTATAGGAGAAGTGGAGTTAGAAGTGCGTATAATTGTAAAACTACCTACATATTTGGATAATATGAGATGGTAAACACCAGATATGGAGCCAGTAATTTGGACACGCGGGAGCCAAAGAGATAGCAATCCCGGAAGAAATGCATTATATCAAGTGTCAATTGACATAGTGCCGCAACATATGTTTGGCAATAATGTTGAGCCGTTGTGAGCATCACCAAATCAAGACTGGTAGCAGACTAGTTGACAAAACAATCATAGTGGTGGCAGGCTGCCTTTCTTCACTTACCCTAGTGCCGAATGACAAACCATTTATCTAGTCTTTTGTTGTCTGAGCACTCGGGCCTGCACGGACTGGATCTGAGTGTCTAATAGTGCTGCAGTGCTATAGGAAATTCCGGTCTAACATTTTTATTTTGACATTTTAGGTGGTCTCCGGACGATATTAACTGATCAGAATAAGCTAGTAGTAGCAGTTGGAGGCGCAACTGCACTTGCAGCTGGGATTTACACAACAAGGTAAAATTCATAATTGTACTCTCTATGTTTGAACTTCAGACATAGCGATTGGTAAATGACCATAAATTGAAAGGTATGCTCCAAGTGTATCTTGACCTTGTAAACTAAGGAATTAATTGCTTGAAACTGCTGTTGTGCATCCACTACCATAAATTGAAAGGTATGCTCCAAGTGTATCTTGACCTTGTAAACTAAGGAATTAATTGCTTGAAACTGTTGTTGTGCATCCACTTGATTGCAAGTTGCAACTTCTAAAATGTACTCTGTAATTCACAATTTAAGTCCTTCTAGAATTTTTACCAATTCAGTCATTTCTAGGTTTGACCATCTGTAAAGAAGGAATTACTGTCATTCATGATATCAAATTGATATtactagattcatcatgagataTTTATGTGAGGCAACCTAGTTGCGTACATTGAAGACAAAATGACTCACATTGTGAATCTATGAGACCATTTTGTGCCACAATAATACTGGAAGCTATTATATTTCGTTGGATTCTTGTAAAAATTATAAAGCAGTATTACTGAATACTGATTGCTCTGCTACCGTCAATCCACTGTTCTTCATTTCATGTGCCTTGGCCCTTCTGGTGAAGCTGTTTTGTGTCAAAATAAACATAGTTCTTGACCTTCTTATCCTTTATTGCTGAATCCAATCTTGCTTTCTTTAGCCCCAACAACACAAATTACATTTTGTAGTTATATTTATATTTTTCATTTGTGCATGTGATGTTCTTATACAATTAACGCATTTGCCTCCAGGGAAGGTGCAAGAGTAGTCTGGGGTTATGTTGACCGTATTCTGGGT encodes the following:
- the LOC123145169 gene encoding ATPase family AAA domain-containing protein 3C produces the protein MAAAAAKVGAAVLSAGAAFAASSQRVNAEGGSGFRFPGFSSPAPAPAPAPASGAPPPAAPAAEEAPPKPRNDNPRTTAAGFDPDALERAVELLREFEKRDDADVKKSFAHANKREETRQAEFAARKADYLKEAAQIELERTRVEYEEKKKLAQSQAEIKAQVARYEDELRRKRAQHEHEAQRARNQELVKMQEESAIKLEQLRRQSEEEINEIRRRTEKEKARIEQETMRLQKMADAEAKALELQLSEDVKRRLLIERANAEREKWVQAINTTFEHIGGGLRTILTDQNKLVVAVGGATALAAGIYTTREGARVVWGYVDRILGQPSLIRESSRGKYPWSGVPSRAMSTVTSKLKNGSNLGKDGKGFGDVILNPSLQKRVNQLANATANTKLHQAPFRNMLFYGPPGTGKTMAARELARESGLDYALMTGGDVAPLGSQAVTKIHQLFDWAKKSNRGLLLFIDEADAFLCERNKTYMSEAQRSALNALLFRTGDQSKDIVLALATNRPGDLDSAVADRIDEVLEFPLPGEEERSKLVKLYLDKYIVKAGEKRKGLFSFFRRQPQKIAVKGITDELIREAAAKTDGFSGREIAKLMASVQAAVYGSTECELTPGLFREVVDYKVAEHQQRRKIAGHA